From Algoriphagus sp. NG3, the proteins below share one genomic window:
- a CDS encoding solute:sodium symporter family transporter, giving the protein MLTLFSFLAFTGFVASYSTWMLRKQNLQTQDGYFLGGRSLTGVVIAGSMLLTNISTEHLVGMNGSAYKNGAIIIAWEVTSAIALVIGALYFIPKYLRMGLTTIPEFLEKRFDKMTQALISLLLIISFVVTLLPIVLYTGAINIESIFGISETLGISQTEGIWLTVVVVGVIGAVYAIFGGLKMVAYTDTINGFGLLIAGLLVPVFALWDIGDGSIIEGLAKVFDNAPEKFNVISKEPSIGPGSRDSILPFEILFTGLIINQLYFWTMHQSIVQRALGAVSLKEAQKGLLFTGILKILIPLVIVLPGIIGFYYFGDTLFNAQDSVYPELVKRVLPPWMTGFFVAVIMGAILSTFNSALNSAATIFSLDIFKVYINKAAKEGQLVRIGKWVSAILAVVSIVVAPFVANAPAGLYQLLQQLNGIFFIPMATVIIAGFFFPRVSSAGAKAGLVFGLGFYILVDLILKVNIHFVHIWGIEFILNLIVMHLVSIKYPVTVPFVMADSGKLSIIPWKHAKTLGWILIAITVIIYVILGTIA; this is encoded by the coding sequence TTGCTTACACTTTTCAGTTTCTTGGCTTTCACGGGCTTCGTAGCAAGCTACTCCACGTGGATGCTACGCAAACAAAATCTTCAGACCCAAGACGGTTATTTTCTAGGCGGCCGCAGCCTCACGGGAGTGGTCATTGCCGGCTCCATGCTGCTTACCAATATTTCCACCGAGCATCTGGTGGGGATGAATGGTTCGGCTTATAAAAACGGGGCAATTATTATCGCCTGGGAAGTAACTTCCGCAATTGCGTTGGTGATCGGCGCGCTGTATTTTATCCCAAAGTATTTGAGAATGGGATTGACTACCATTCCCGAGTTTTTGGAGAAAAGATTCGATAAAATGACCCAGGCGCTGATTTCACTCCTGCTGATTATCTCTTTTGTGGTGACACTGTTGCCAATTGTACTCTACACAGGAGCGATTAATATTGAATCGATTTTTGGCATTTCGGAGACTCTCGGAATCTCGCAAACAGAAGGAATTTGGCTCACCGTGGTTGTGGTGGGAGTGATCGGTGCTGTTTACGCGATTTTTGGAGGCTTGAAAATGGTGGCTTACACAGATACTATTAATGGTTTCGGGTTGCTTATCGCGGGGTTGTTGGTTCCTGTTTTTGCGCTTTGGGATATAGGGGATGGAAGTATAATTGAGGGGCTTGCCAAAGTGTTTGATAATGCTCCTGAGAAATTTAATGTAATCAGCAAGGAACCTTCAATTGGCCCGGGATCCAGAGATTCTATTCTGCCTTTTGAAATATTGTTTACCGGACTGATTATCAACCAACTGTATTTCTGGACTATGCATCAGTCCATCGTACAGCGGGCGCTTGGAGCGGTGAGCCTCAAGGAAGCGCAGAAAGGCTTATTGTTCACGGGGATTTTAAAAATCCTGATCCCACTGGTCATCGTTCTGCCGGGAATTATAGGGTTCTATTATTTCGGAGATACCCTATTCAATGCCCAGGACAGTGTCTATCCGGAACTGGTCAAGCGGGTACTCCCTCCTTGGATGACAGGCTTCTTTGTAGCAGTGATTATGGGCGCTATTTTGAGCACCTTTAATAGTGCATTGAACAGCGCAGCGACCATTTTCAGTTTGGATATTTTCAAGGTTTATATCAACAAAGCCGCCAAGGAGGGTCAGCTTGTTCGAATCGGAAAATGGGTCTCGGCTATTTTGGCTGTAGTATCTATAGTAGTTGCCCCTTTTGTGGCCAATGCTCCTGCCGGACTTTACCAGCTTTTGCAGCAGCTGAATGGAATTTTCTTTATCCCGATGGCAACGGTAATTATTGCCGGATTCTTTTTCCCAAGGGTTTCTTCTGCAGGGGCAAAAGCAGGGTTGGTCTTTGGCCTGGGATTTTACATTCTGGTGGACCTGATACTGAAAGTGAATATTCATTTTGTGCACATCTGGGGCATAGAATTTATTCTAAATCTAATCGTGATGCATCTCGTATCAATAAAATATCCGGTTACCGTCCCATTTGTAATGGCAGATTCAGGTAAGTTGAGCATCATTCCCTGGAAACATGCCAAAACTTTGGGCTGGATTTTGATTGCAATCACAGTTATTATTTATGTAATTTTAGGTACAATCGCTTAA